A single region of the Solwaraspora sp. WMMD791 genome encodes:
- a CDS encoding urease subunit alpha: protein MSTLDRRRYAALLGPTAGDRIRLADTNLLIEIEEDRCAPPGADGTPAYGDEVVFGGGKVIRESMGQSLATRADGAPDTVITGVVVLDHWGIVKADVGIRDGRIVALGKAGNPDTMDGVHPDLVIGPGTEIIAGNGKILTAGAIDSHVHLICPQILETALASGITTIMGGGTGPAEGTKATTVTPGPWHLGMMLAALDPWPVNVLLLGKGNTVSEASLWEQLRGGAGGFKLHEDWGTTPAAIDACLRVADASGVQVAIHTDTLNEAGYVESTLGAIAGRSIHAYHTEGAGGGHAPDIMRVAAEPNVLPSSTNPTRPHTVNTLDEHLDMLMVCHHLNPSVPEDLAFAESRIRPSTMAGEDILHDLGAISMIGSDSQAMGRVGEVILRTWQTAHVMKARRGALPGDGAADNMRARRYVAKYTICPAVAHGVDGEVGSVEPGKLADLVLWDPVFFGVRPHLVIKGGMIAWAQMGDANASIPTPQPMLPRPMFGAYGTVPAATSLAFVAPAAIDALLGDRLGIRRRLAPVADTRSRGKADMPLNDATPRIEIDADTFTVRIDGEVVEPAPATELPMAQRYFLF, encoded by the coding sequence GTGAGCACCCTCGACCGACGGCGGTACGCCGCCCTGCTCGGACCGACCGCCGGTGACCGGATCCGGCTGGCCGACACCAACCTGCTGATCGAGATCGAAGAGGACCGGTGCGCCCCACCCGGTGCCGACGGCACCCCGGCGTACGGCGACGAGGTGGTCTTCGGCGGCGGCAAGGTGATCCGCGAGTCGATGGGCCAGTCCCTGGCGACCCGGGCCGACGGCGCCCCGGACACGGTGATCACCGGTGTGGTGGTGCTGGACCACTGGGGCATCGTCAAGGCCGACGTCGGCATCCGCGACGGCCGGATCGTCGCGCTCGGCAAGGCCGGCAACCCGGACACCATGGACGGCGTTCACCCGGACCTGGTCATCGGGCCGGGCACCGAGATCATCGCCGGCAACGGCAAGATCCTCACCGCCGGGGCGATCGACAGTCACGTACACCTGATCTGCCCGCAGATCCTGGAGACCGCGCTGGCCAGCGGGATCACCACGATCATGGGTGGCGGCACCGGGCCGGCCGAGGGCACCAAGGCCACCACGGTCACCCCCGGTCCGTGGCACCTGGGCATGATGCTGGCCGCGCTCGACCCCTGGCCGGTCAACGTGCTGCTGCTCGGCAAGGGCAACACGGTCAGCGAGGCGTCGCTGTGGGAGCAGCTGCGCGGCGGTGCCGGCGGCTTCAAGCTGCACGAGGACTGGGGCACCACCCCGGCGGCGATCGACGCCTGTCTGCGGGTCGCCGACGCCTCCGGCGTGCAGGTGGCGATCCACACCGACACTCTCAACGAGGCCGGGTACGTGGAGTCGACCCTGGGCGCGATCGCCGGCCGGTCCATCCACGCCTACCACACCGAGGGGGCCGGTGGCGGGCACGCGCCGGACATCATGCGGGTCGCGGCGGAGCCGAACGTGCTGCCGTCGTCGACCAACCCGACCCGCCCGCACACCGTCAACACCCTCGACGAGCACCTCGACATGCTGATGGTCTGCCACCATCTGAACCCGAGCGTGCCCGAGGACCTGGCGTTCGCCGAAAGCCGGATCCGGCCGTCCACGATGGCTGGTGAGGACATCCTGCACGACCTCGGTGCGATCTCGATGATCGGCTCGGACTCGCAGGCGATGGGCCGGGTCGGCGAGGTCATTCTGCGTACCTGGCAGACCGCGCACGTGATGAAGGCCCGCCGGGGCGCGCTGCCCGGCGACGGCGCGGCCGACAACATGCGGGCCCGGCGGTACGTCGCCAAGTACACGATCTGCCCGGCGGTGGCGCACGGCGTCGACGGCGAGGTCGGCTCGGTGGAGCCGGGCAAGCTGGCGGATCTGGTGCTGTGGGATCCGGTCTTCTTCGGCGTCCGTCCGCACCTGGTGATCAAGGGCGGCATGATCGCCTGGGCGCAGATGGGCGACGCGAACGCCTCCATCCCGACCCCGCAGCCGATGCTGCCGAGGCCGATGTTCGGCGCGTACGGCACCGTGCCGGCAGCGACCAGCCTGGCGTTCGTCGCGCCGGCGGCGATCGACGCGCTGCTCGGCGACCGGCTCGGCATCCGCCGCCGGCTCGCCCCGGTCGCCGACACCCGCAGCCGGGGCAAGGCCGACATGCCGCTCAACGATGCCACGCCCCGGATCGAGATCGACGCGGACACGTTCACCGTCCGCATCGACGGCGAGGTGGTGGAGCCGGCCCCGGCCACCGAGCTGCCGATGGCGCAGCGCTACTTCCTGTTCTGA
- a CDS encoding urease accessory UreF family protein, with amino-acid sequence MSGLATLLVLADGRLPSGGHAHSSGLEAAVVAGRVADLDSLAGFLTGRLATGGRTAAAFAAAAAAGAAAAAAGAAAAAAGAAAAAAAGARAEAADDAATRLDALDEGLDARTPSPALRRASRTQGRALLRAGRGIWAMPTDGRRDRHQPVALGAVAAAAGLGPADAALAAAYGLVTGPASAAVRLLGLDPYAVHGLLARLAPQIDAVAAETATMAGWPVDELPAGSAPVPEVDAEHHATWEVRLFAS; translated from the coding sequence GTGAGCGGGCTCGCCACGCTGCTGGTGCTCGCCGACGGCCGGCTGCCGTCCGGCGGGCACGCCCACTCCAGCGGACTGGAGGCGGCGGTGGTCGCCGGCCGGGTCGCCGACCTGGACAGTCTGGCCGGGTTCCTTACCGGGCGGCTGGCCACCGGTGGACGTACCGCCGCCGCGTTCGCGGCAGCGGCGGCGGCAGGCGCGGCAGCGGCGGCGGCAGGCGCGGCAGCGGCGGCGGCAGGCGCGGCAGCGGCGGCAGCAGCAGGCGCGCGGGCGGAGGCGGCTGATGACGCCGCAACCAGGCTGGACGCGCTCGACGAGGGGCTCGACGCCCGTACCCCGTCTCCGGCGCTGCGCCGCGCGTCGCGGACCCAGGGTCGGGCGTTGCTGCGGGCCGGCCGGGGCATCTGGGCGATGCCGACCGACGGCCGACGGGACCGCCACCAGCCGGTCGCGCTCGGCGCGGTGGCCGCCGCCGCCGGGCTCGGCCCGGCCGACGCGGCCCTGGCCGCCGCGTACGGCCTGGTCACCGGGCCGGCCAGCGCCGCGGTGCGCCTGCTCGGGCTGGACCCGTACGCGGTGCACGGCCTGCTGGCCCGGCTCGCCCCACAGATCGACGCCGTCGCCGCCGAGACCGCGACGATGGCCGGCTGGCCGGTCGACGAACTGCCCGCCGGGTCGGCCCCCGTTCCGGAGGTCGACGCCGAACACCATGCCACCTGGGAGGTGCGTCTCTTTGCGTCCTGA
- the ureG gene encoding urease accessory protein UreG produces MHDEGEVPHTHPEPGVDPHPPRVPDGSPALRIGIGGPVGSGKTALVAALCRALADELRLAVVTNDIYTTEDADFLLRNGVLPAERVRAVETGCCPHTAIRDDISANLDAIEDLADQLGTLDLVLVESGGDNLTATFSRGLVDQQIFVVDVAGGDKVPRKGGPGVSTADLLVINKTDLAPLVNADLSVMERDAAARRGELPTVFLSLVRDPKATPVADWIRALLRERAQASASSAAAVAG; encoded by the coding sequence GTGCACGACGAGGGCGAGGTGCCGCACACCCACCCGGAGCCGGGGGTCGACCCGCATCCGCCGAGGGTGCCCGACGGCTCCCCCGCGCTGCGGATCGGCATCGGCGGCCCGGTCGGCTCCGGCAAGACGGCGCTGGTCGCCGCGCTGTGCCGGGCACTCGCCGACGAGCTGCGCCTCGCCGTGGTCACCAACGACATCTACACCACCGAGGACGCCGACTTCCTGCTGCGTAACGGGGTGCTGCCGGCCGAACGGGTCCGGGCGGTGGAGACCGGCTGCTGCCCGCACACGGCGATCCGCGACGACATCTCCGCCAACCTCGACGCCATCGAGGACCTCGCCGACCAGCTCGGCACGCTGGACCTGGTGCTGGTGGAGAGCGGTGGCGACAACCTGACCGCCACGTTCAGCCGAGGCCTGGTCGACCAGCAGATCTTCGTGGTCGACGTGGCCGGCGGCGACAAGGTGCCGCGTAAGGGCGGCCCGGGGGTCAGCACCGCCGACCTGCTGGTGATCAACAAGACGGATCTGGCGCCGCTGGTCAACGCCGACCTGTCGGTGATGGAGCGTGACGCCGCCGCCCGCCGGGGCGAACTGCCGACGGTGTTCCTGTCGCTGGTGCGCGACCCCAAGGCGACGCCGGTCGCCGACTGGATCCGGGCGCTGCTGCGCGAGCGGGCGCAGGCGTCGGCGTCGTCGGCGGCGGCGGTCGCCGGCTGA
- a CDS encoding urease accessory protein UreD, with product MRARARLVAEVDAAGRTRLASLRGEPPLVLRRTGPRSAADTDEAEVHLVGAAAGPLGGDDLRLEVEVGAGARLCLRTVAASLALPGAGGGRSVLEMVVRVAAGGVLRWLPEPLIAATGCDHVSRSVVELADGASLVWREELVCGRAGEAPGDARIDTVVRYAGRTLLRTDLAVGPRAAGWAGPAVLAGAKATGSVLVVRPQWADDGLPAAAPLGAGAALLPLAGGPAVLVTATGPTAHQVRAHLDSAAAGRGSDSVAAR from the coding sequence ATGCGGGCCAGGGCGCGGCTGGTCGCCGAGGTCGACGCCGCCGGGCGGACCCGGCTGGCCAGCCTGCGCGGCGAACCACCGCTGGTGCTGCGCCGCACCGGCCCCCGGTCGGCCGCCGACACCGACGAGGCCGAGGTGCATCTGGTCGGGGCGGCGGCCGGCCCGCTCGGCGGTGACGACCTGCGACTGGAGGTCGAGGTCGGGGCGGGGGCGCGGTTGTGTCTGCGTACGGTCGCCGCGTCGCTGGCGCTGCCCGGAGCCGGCGGCGGCCGGTCGGTGCTGGAGATGGTGGTCCGGGTCGCGGCGGGCGGCGTGCTGCGCTGGCTGCCGGAGCCGCTGATCGCCGCCACCGGCTGCGACCACGTCTCCCGGTCGGTGGTGGAGCTCGCCGACGGCGCGTCGCTGGTGTGGCGCGAGGAGCTGGTCTGCGGCCGGGCCGGCGAGGCACCCGGCGACGCCCGGATCGACACGGTCGTGCGGTACGCCGGCCGGACGCTGCTGCGCACCGACCTGGCGGTGGGGCCGCGCGCCGCCGGCTGGGCCGGGCCGGCGGTGCTGGCCGGGGCGAAGGCGACCGGTTCGGTGCTGGTGGTACGGCCGCAGTGGGCCGACGATGGCCTGCCGGCGGCCGCCCCGCTGGGGGCGGGCGCGGCGCTGCTGCCGCTGGCCGGTGGCCCGGCGGTGCTGGTCACCGCGACCGGGCCGACCGCCCATCAGGTCCGCGCCCACCTCGACAGCGCCGCGGCGGGGCGGGGCTCGGACAGCGTCGCCGCGCGGTGA
- a CDS encoding aminoglycoside phosphotransferase family protein encodes MDGDRSPTQRTLTRDDVEHYIESSFDRPPSVVDGAPLTGGGFAAVWSVELADARSVVLKVGPPPQVPLLRYERGMIAAEARYLRLVAAHAPQVPVPALLHHGVDPDGGGWLIVDRLPGRNLPALADCAEPPDDSAARHDLGVAYAALHQVTGERFGYDGGRASAATWAAAFTAIVDDLLADAVDWSVPLPVPADEIRSLVARHAGLLDTVRRPALLHWDGWDGNVLAAPDAHGVLRMTGLVDGERFLYGDPVMDLVSPLLLRRAEQEPEHPFLRGYRSAAGDTAVDLDDQAVRRRLALYRLHLYLLMLVEMPSRQMVDPGRSELLTDLLAREFTAASGRA; translated from the coding sequence GTGGACGGTGACCGGAGTCCGACGCAGCGCACGCTGACCCGCGACGACGTCGAGCACTACATCGAGTCGTCGTTCGACCGGCCGCCGTCCGTGGTCGACGGTGCGCCGCTGACCGGCGGTGGCTTCGCCGCCGTCTGGTCGGTCGAGCTGGCCGACGCGCGCAGCGTGGTGCTCAAGGTCGGCCCGCCACCGCAGGTGCCGCTGCTGCGCTACGAGCGCGGGATGATCGCCGCCGAAGCACGCTACCTGCGGCTGGTGGCGGCCCATGCGCCGCAGGTGCCGGTACCGGCGCTGCTGCACCACGGCGTCGACCCCGACGGCGGCGGCTGGCTGATCGTCGACCGGCTGCCCGGACGCAACCTGCCGGCTCTCGCCGACTGCGCGGAGCCGCCCGACGACAGCGCCGCCCGCCACGATCTCGGGGTGGCGTACGCGGCGCTTCACCAGGTCACCGGCGAACGGTTCGGCTACGACGGCGGCCGGGCCAGCGCGGCGACCTGGGCGGCGGCGTTCACCGCGATCGTCGACGACCTGCTCGCCGACGCCGTCGACTGGTCGGTGCCGCTGCCGGTGCCCGCCGACGAGATCCGGTCACTCGTCGCGCGGCACGCCGGGCTCCTCGACACGGTACGCCGACCGGCGCTGCTGCACTGGGACGGCTGGGACGGCAACGTGCTCGCCGCCCCGGACGCGCACGGCGTACTGCGGATGACGGGCCTGGTCGACGGCGAACGGTTCCTCTACGGCGACCCGGTGATGGATCTGGTGTCGCCACTGCTGTTGCGGCGCGCGGAGCAGGAGCCCGAGCATCCGTTCCTGCGGGGCTACCGGTCCGCCGCCGGCGACACGGCGGTCGACCTCGACGACCAGGCGGTACGCCGCCGACTCGCCCTCTACCGGCTGCATCTGTATCTGCTGATGCTGGTGGAGATGCCGAGCCGGCAGATGGTCGACCCGGGCCGGTCGGAGTTGCTGACCGACCTGCTGGCGCGGGAGTTCACCGCCGCGTCCGGCCGGGCTTAG